In the Flavisolibacter tropicus genome, one interval contains:
- a CDS encoding gliding motility-associated C-terminal domain-containing protein, whose amino-acid sequence MGNKLKVASLQDLEWKWKVLAIIFLLAVISFHSDLLAQPPTCFVKINNPPAGCKPVDLTAVAITAGSDAGLAYTYWIDVGATVSLANPSYVTQSGTYYIKATNGSGCNTVKPVVVNLVGGPTGNISPATGTICKGEQYGLVVTTAADSYQWYKDGVAISGETSRSILITEGGVYTADIIKDGCVGKASNESVITDAFEEEVTISPFRLTICNGGSGLLTVTGGDSYQWYLNGSAISGAQSSIYMVTEPGTYTIDAIKNNCTWREAAVAYVELREELDGPLNPASAILCPGDSITLSAEGGITYKWYKDNVLIANATTDSFVVKEPGIYTFELFRGECKGRSSNSAIIKAGVVPVGTISPTTAVVCGKDAVTLKAVGGVRYKWYRNDMAIENATTASYAALQPGTYTVSIFNEDGCIAKSSNESIVSQQAKPVGTITPATLTICSGSAGVLTANGGDAYQWFHEGVTVSGESAATLNVKESGIYTVVIQSGSCKAPATNQANVIVTPKPKGEITPGTLTICNGSMGTLTVSGGTSYQWYRNGVVINGATQGTLTISEAGLYTADIIKNDCKGKAGNEVKVTVSDKPDGSISPAVAGICEGASVTLTVKGGTTYQWLKDGQIISGATAATYNASTPGQYSVTIHNGQCSGPSSNTVTVSYNKPIIFKTGATLAGCTVANGIIEVGSVVGGSGAGYQYSKDNGQTYQTENAFRGLAPGQYQIVVKDGTGCKSEPVSVSVKQIENTITVSAAPIDIVCGQQFGKATISAAGGVAPYTYKLNDGTDQSGNVFTNLASGNYAVRVKDAMGCTAETKFAIKQLNSTITATATVIDPKCNETKGRVEVAATGGTPGYQFSLDNGVYQNSSAFTNVVIGKHSIRVKDNVGCILEMTLEVKKGAGTPSLVVNNPAPICAGSTINLKDAAITAGSESGLVYTYWKDGDATSALSNPEAVDAGRYFVKGTNAAGCFTIKPVEITINNTSSGTISPADLATICNGESKILTASSGLSYQWFKDGVAINGAIAATYKVTQAGRYSVMINNGTCTALASNTVVVKYQVCVPTGETRVFVPTAFTPDRNGENDVLMPYFINIRQLVLFKVYNRWGQQVYQTNIIGQGWDGTINGTPQPGETYSWILECIDNDGKVIRQSGRSVLIR is encoded by the coding sequence ATGGGAAACAAATTAAAAGTCGCTTCTCTTCAAGATCTCGAGTGGAAATGGAAAGTACTTGCGATCATTTTTTTGCTTGCTGTTATTTCCTTTCATTCTGACCTACTGGCACAGCCACCAACTTGTTTTGTAAAAATTAATAATCCGCCAGCAGGGTGCAAACCAGTGGACTTAACTGCAGTTGCTATTACAGCCGGTAGCGATGCAGGGTTAGCCTATACCTATTGGATAGATGTAGGTGCTACAGTTTCTCTGGCTAATCCAAGCTACGTTACCCAAAGCGGCACTTACTATATAAAAGCAACTAATGGAAGTGGTTGTAATACAGTGAAGCCTGTGGTAGTAAACCTGGTTGGAGGACCAACTGGGAACATTAGCCCTGCAACAGGTACCATTTGTAAGGGAGAACAGTATGGGTTAGTAGTTACTACAGCAGCCGATTCTTACCAATGGTATAAAGACGGCGTTGCGATTTCTGGAGAAACTTCGCGTAGCATATTAATAACAGAAGGAGGAGTCTACACTGCTGATATAATCAAAGATGGTTGTGTAGGTAAAGCATCAAATGAGAGTGTTATTACAGATGCATTTGAGGAAGAGGTAACAATATCTCCCTTCCGACTGACCATATGTAATGGTGGTTCTGGTTTGTTAACTGTAACCGGCGGCGATTCTTATCAATGGTATTTGAATGGAAGTGCTATATCTGGGGCTCAATCATCCATTTATATGGTTACAGAGCCAGGTACCTATACCATTGATGCAATCAAAAACAATTGCACCTGGCGCGAGGCTGCTGTGGCCTATGTAGAGTTGCGGGAGGAATTGGATGGGCCATTAAATCCGGCATCAGCCATTTTGTGTCCGGGTGATTCTATAACCCTTTCGGCTGAGGGTGGTATCACTTATAAATGGTATAAGGACAATGTATTGATCGCGAATGCAACCACTGATTCATTTGTAGTTAAAGAACCGGGTATTTATACTTTTGAATTGTTTAGAGGTGAATGTAAGGGTCGGTCATCAAATAGTGCTATCATTAAAGCTGGTGTTGTGCCAGTTGGAACTATTTCGCCTACCACTGCTGTTGTTTGTGGAAAAGATGCGGTAACCTTAAAAGCTGTAGGTGGTGTGCGTTATAAGTGGTATAGAAATGATATGGCGATAGAGAATGCTACTACAGCTTCTTATGCTGCTTTACAACCCGGAACCTATACCGTCAGTATCTTCAATGAGGATGGGTGTATAGCAAAATCCTCTAATGAAAGTATTGTAAGTCAACAAGCAAAGCCTGTTGGTACTATTACTCCAGCTACACTAACCATATGTAGTGGGAGTGCAGGAGTCTTAACGGCTAATGGAGGTGATGCATACCAATGGTTCCATGAGGGAGTTACTGTTAGCGGCGAATCTGCAGCGACCTTGAATGTAAAAGAGAGTGGTATCTATACTGTAGTTATACAATCAGGAAGTTGTAAGGCTCCTGCTACTAATCAAGCCAATGTAATTGTAACTCCAAAACCCAAAGGGGAGATTACTCCCGGAACGCTTACTATCTGTAATGGTAGTATGGGTACACTTACTGTTAGTGGGGGAACATCCTATCAATGGTATAGGAATGGAGTTGTCATAAATGGTGCTACACAAGGTACGCTCACTATTAGCGAGGCTGGTTTATACACGGCAGATATTATCAAAAATGACTGTAAAGGGAAAGCCGGAAATGAAGTGAAGGTTACTGTTAGTGACAAGCCTGATGGTTCCATTTCGCCTGCTGTTGCAGGTATCTGCGAGGGCGCCTCTGTTACCCTGACAGTAAAAGGCGGTACCACGTACCAATGGCTAAAAGATGGCCAAATTATTAGTGGAGCTACTGCTGCTACTTATAATGCAAGCACGCCCGGGCAATACAGTGTTACTATACATAATGGACAATGCAGTGGTCCATCCTCTAATACGGTTACTGTTAGTTATAACAAACCAATCATTTTTAAAACAGGAGCTACACTTGCTGGATGCACCGTAGCCAATGGTATCATTGAAGTTGGTTCTGTTGTGGGAGGAAGCGGTGCAGGTTATCAATATTCAAAAGACAATGGTCAAACATATCAAACCGAAAATGCATTCAGAGGTCTTGCCCCTGGCCAATATCAAATAGTTGTAAAAGACGGCACCGGTTGTAAAAGTGAACCGGTAAGTGTTTCAGTAAAGCAAATTGAAAATACAATAACTGTCTCTGCTGCTCCAATTGATATTGTATGTGGGCAGCAATTTGGAAAAGCAACTATAAGCGCGGCAGGTGGTGTAGCTCCGTATACGTATAAACTGAATGACGGTACAGATCAATCTGGTAATGTATTTACCAATTTAGCATCAGGTAATTACGCTGTACGAGTAAAAGATGCAATGGGATGTACTGCCGAGACAAAGTTTGCCATCAAGCAACTAAATTCAACCATAACAGCTACCGCTACTGTTATTGATCCTAAGTGCAATGAAACAAAAGGAAGGGTGGAAGTGGCGGCAACTGGTGGTACACCCGGTTATCAATTTAGTCTCGATAATGGAGTATACCAAAATAGTTCAGCCTTTACTAATGTAGTGATAGGTAAACACAGCATAAGGGTAAAAGATAACGTGGGATGTATATTAGAAATGACACTCGAAGTTAAAAAAGGCGCCGGTACACCATCGTTGGTAGTTAACAATCCAGCTCCAATATGTGCTGGCTCAACTATAAACCTAAAGGATGCTGCTATTACAGCGGGGTCAGAAAGCGGATTAGTCTACACTTACTGGAAGGATGGAGATGCTACCAGTGCACTATCTAATCCAGAGGCTGTTGATGCAGGTAGATATTTTGTAAAAGGCACCAATGCGGCAGGTTGCTTTACGATCAAGCCTGTGGAGATTACCATTAATAATACGTCAAGCGGTACTATTTCACCCGCCGATCTCGCTACAATATGTAATGGAGAATCTAAAATACTAACTGCAAGCAGCGGTCTTTCATACCAGTGGTTTAAAGACGGCGTAGCTATAAATGGAGCAATAGCTGCAACTTATAAAGTAACACAGGCAGGTCGCTATAGTGTAATGATCAATAATGGTACTTGTACTGCCTTAGCATCAAATACAGTAGTTGTAAAGTATCAGGTATGTGTACCCACAGGGGAAACAAGGGTATTTGTACCAACGGCGTTTACGCCTGATCGAAATGGTGAAAATGATGTGCTGATGCCTTACTTCATCAATATCCGTCAATTGGTGCTGTTTAAAGTGTATAACCGCTGGGGGCAACAGGTTTATCAAACAAATATCATAGGGCAGGGGTGGGATGGTACAATCAATGGAACACCGCAGCCTGGTGAAACGTATAGCTGGATATTAGAATGTATTGACAATGATGGTAAGGTTATCCGGCAAAGCGGAAGAAGTGTATTAATCAGATAA
- a CDS encoding protein-L-isoaspartate(D-aspartate) O-methyltransferase translates to MKRLHEDTGEHHQLRRNLVDHLFKHGIEDRRVLNAIATIPRQYFMLPQDESVAYVDRAFPIGEGQTISQPYTVAYQSQLLDVEKGMKVLEIGTGSGYQAAVLAVMGADLYTIERQKKLFDRNRNFDYLRGFNNIHFYYGDGYEGLPADAPFDRILITAAAPQVPQPLVHQLARGGKLVLPLGEAPVQRMVRITKHHDDSITEETFDKFSFVPMLKGKQE, encoded by the coding sequence ATGAAAAGGCTTCACGAGGATACCGGTGAACATCATCAACTTCGCAGGAACCTGGTTGATCATCTTTTTAAACATGGTATTGAGGACCGACGTGTGTTGAATGCTATAGCTACTATACCCCGCCAATATTTTATGTTGCCACAGGATGAGTCTGTAGCTTATGTGGATCGAGCCTTTCCAATAGGGGAAGGACAAACGATATCACAACCTTATACGGTGGCCTATCAATCACAGTTGCTGGATGTGGAAAAAGGTATGAAAGTATTGGAGATCGGAACTGGAAGTGGTTACCAGGCCGCTGTATTAGCCGTTATGGGAGCTGATTTATATACCATTGAACGGCAAAAGAAGCTGTTTGATAGGAATCGGAATTTTGATTATCTACGAGGGTTTAATAATATCCATTTCTATTATGGTGATGGTTATGAGGGGTTGCCTGCTGATGCACCCTTCGATCGCATTCTAATTACAGCTGCGGCGCCCCAGGTTCCACAACCCTTAGTGCACCAATTGGCAAGAGGCGGAAAGTTGGTATTGCCTTTGGGAGAGGCACCTGTGCAACGCATGGTGCGTATTACAAAACACCACGATGATTCAATAACTGAAGAAACTTTTGATAAGTTTTCCTTTGTTCCCATGTTGAAGGGAAAGCAAGAGTAG
- a CDS encoding RrF2 family transcriptional regulator has translation MKITAQEEYGLRIMIRIASCKDQDGMSIPQLSEAEGISPHYVAKLTRSLRMAGFINSTPGYKGGYVLAMPAQEIVINHVLKALGGALFDSSFCGTHAGTVKLCTHSVDCSSRSLWQMVQLMIDQFLDQVTLHDLVNKEKDSNRIFAQMVEQFNRTLIRQE, from the coding sequence ATGAAGATCACCGCCCAGGAAGAATATGGCTTACGTATTATGATACGTATTGCCTCCTGTAAAGACCAGGACGGCATGAGCATTCCTCAGCTAAGTGAGGCAGAAGGAATTAGCCCTCACTACGTAGCTAAGTTGACCCGCAGTTTGCGTATGGCTGGTTTTATTAATAGCACACCAGGCTACAAAGGCGGTTATGTATTGGCTATGCCTGCACAAGAGATTGTTATCAATCACGTGTTGAAGGCACTAGGTGGAGCTCTGTTTGACTCTTCATTTTGTGGTACACATGCCGGAACGGTAAAGCTCTGCACGCATTCAGTGGACTGCTCTTCCCGCTCTCTATGGCAAATGGTGCAACTAATGATCGATCAGTTTCTAGACCAAGTAACCCTGCATGACCTGGTGAATAAAGAAAAAGATTCTAACCGCATATTTGCGCAGATGGTTGAACAGTTCAATCGCACGCTAATACGTCAGGAATAA
- a CDS encoding iron-sulfur cluster assembly protein produces MDTAALRDKVVECLQTIFDPEIPVSIYELGLIYRIDILPINNVQITMTLTAPSCPAAQTIPVEVDQKVREIEGINDVHVVVTWDPPWDKSMMSEAAQLELGWL; encoded by the coding sequence ATGGATACAGCAGCATTGCGGGATAAGGTTGTAGAATGCTTACAAACCATATTTGATCCGGAAATACCTGTGAGCATTTATGAGTTAGGCCTTATCTACCGTATTGACATATTGCCTATAAATAACGTACAGATCACTATGACGCTGACTGCACCTAGCTGTCCGGCGGCACAAACCATACCTGTGGAAGTAGATCAGAAAGTGCGTGAGATAGAAGGGATCAACGATGTACATGTGGTAGTAACCTGGGATCCACCATGGGATAAGAGCATGATGTCTGAGGCGGCGCAATTGGAATTAGGTTGGCTGTAA
- a CDS encoding SufE family protein, whose product MRENQSIEAIEQEIVEEFSLFDSWDDKYEYIIDLGKKLAPLEDVHKKDENKVRGCQSTVWLVADYQEGKVMYKADSDAIIVKGLISMLIRVLSGQTPDAIINTRLDFINEIGMMGHLAQTRSNGLLAMVKQMKNYALAYKVKDASLNN is encoded by the coding sequence ATGAGGGAAAATCAATCCATAGAGGCTATTGAGCAGGAGATTGTTGAAGAGTTTTCTCTCTTTGACAGTTGGGATGATAAATATGAATACATCATTGACCTGGGAAAGAAGTTAGCACCATTGGAAGATGTACATAAGAAAGATGAGAATAAAGTAAGGGGCTGTCAATCTACGGTTTGGTTAGTAGCTGATTACCAGGAAGGCAAAGTAATGTATAAGGCTGATAGTGATGCTATAATTGTAAAGGGTTTGATCAGTATGCTAATCCGTGTGTTGTCGGGCCAAACGCCTGATGCCATTATAAACACGCGCCTGGATTTCATTAATGAAATAGGTATGATGGGGCACCTGGCGCAGACACGCTCTAATGGCTTGTTGGCTATGGTGAAACAAATGAAGAATTATGCTTTGGCCTATAAAGTGAAAGATGCTTCTCTCAATAATTAA
- a CDS encoding cysteine desulfurase, whose product MIEPAIIETSFDVYAIRQQFPVLNREVKGKPLVYFDNAATTQKPQVVIDALVNYYTGYNANIHRGIHTLAEEATAAFEATRDAIKEFVNAESREQIIFTKGTTEGINLVAQTWGRQNIQAGDEIIISNMEHHSNIVPWYILCQEKGAVLKVIPISDEGELDMEAFEKLLSPKTKLVSVVHVSNALGTINPVKTIIEKAHQVGALALVDGAQSTVHLDIDVQALGCDFFVFSSHKLYGPTGMGALYGKKDILEAMPVYQGGGEMIKEVYFDNIIYNDLPYKYEAGTPNIADAIAFKSALDFTKGIGKENIRQHENELLAYATAQLEAIPGLRIIGQAKQKISVISFVIDNVHPQDIGILLDNRGIAVRTGNHCAQPLMDRLCIRGTTRASFAMYNTKEEVDVLIAGLQKAIKLLA is encoded by the coding sequence ATGATAGAACCTGCCATAATAGAAACCAGTTTTGATGTGTATGCAATTCGTCAGCAGTTTCCTGTATTGAACCGTGAGGTAAAGGGGAAACCATTGGTGTATTTTGATAATGCGGCTACTACCCAAAAACCGCAAGTGGTGATTGATGCACTGGTCAATTATTATACAGGCTATAATGCTAATATCCACCGCGGTATTCATACGCTGGCTGAGGAAGCTACTGCTGCTTTTGAAGCTACCCGCGATGCGATAAAGGAGTTTGTGAACGCTGAAAGTCGTGAGCAGATCATCTTTACAAAAGGAACAACTGAAGGGATCAACCTAGTAGCACAAACCTGGGGCCGCCAGAATATCCAGGCTGGAGATGAAATTATCATCTCTAACATGGAGCACCACTCTAATATTGTTCCATGGTATATTTTATGCCAGGAGAAAGGGGCTGTTCTGAAAGTTATTCCTATCAGCGATGAAGGTGAATTGGATATGGAAGCTTTTGAAAAGCTTTTAAGTCCAAAGACCAAGCTGGTTTCTGTAGTACATGTATCCAATGCATTAGGTACTATCAATCCTGTAAAAACTATCATTGAAAAAGCTCACCAGGTTGGTGCGCTGGCCTTGGTAGATGGTGCACAGTCTACGGTGCATTTGGACATTGATGTACAGGCATTGGGTTGTGATTTCTTTGTTTTCTCTTCTCACAAACTATATGGTCCCACAGGTATGGGGGCCTTATATGGTAAAAAGGATATTCTGGAAGCAATGCCTGTTTACCAGGGTGGCGGAGAGATGATCAAAGAAGTTTATTTTGATAATATTATTTATAATGACCTGCCTTACAAGTATGAAGCAGGTACTCCTAATATTGCCGATGCTATAGCGTTTAAATCTGCTTTAGATTTTACAAAGGGTATTGGCAAGGAAAATATTCGCCAGCATGAAAATGAGTTGTTGGCTTACGCTACAGCTCAGCTGGAGGCTATTCCGGGCTTGCGGATCATTGGTCAGGCCAAGCAAAAGATCAGTGTGATCTCTTTTGTTATCGATAATGTTCACCCACAGGATATCGGTATTTTATTAGATAACAGAGGTATTGCTGTAAGAACTGGTAATCACTGTGCGCAGCCATTAATGGATCGTTTGTGTATTCGTGGTACAACAAGGGCTTCTTTTGCTATGTACAATACAAAAGAAGAAGTAGATGTATTGATCGCTGGCTTACAAAAGGCCATTAAACTATTAGCATAA
- the sufD gene encoding Fe-S cluster assembly protein SufD, translated as MNTIETIKERYQQIQSKNGSSVLTKLEQNAFDAFNKQGIPTVKHEEWKYTRISGVFNKDLAMASAPATSSISAENLDTVRLPGFEQANELVFVNGFYNPSLSTIRSSSLEIQSLEEAAHNENQELVLKHLGHSGRYIKDGIHALNTAFAQEGVFIQVKRGKIVEHPVYIYHITDARETNILAQPRSLVHIGAAAQVDFVENYATIGAAESFTNQVLEMVVEQDAVVEYYKIQNDAPHTNQVSTTHFRQVGKSVVHAVTISLNGGIVRNNLNLSLEAEYCDSYMYGLYFLKGNTHVDNHTVVDNVMPNCLSNELYKGIIDDNATAVFNGKIYVQKDAQKTNAFQSNKNILLSENATVNTKPQLEIFADDVKCSHGCTVGQLDEESMFYLQSRGVSEPTAKSLLVHAFAVDVLEHIKLDPVREYVDQLISERLDVELV; from the coding sequence ATGAACACTATAGAAACGATCAAAGAACGATATCAACAAATACAGTCCAAAAACGGCAGCAGTGTGCTGACGAAGTTGGAACAAAACGCCTTTGATGCTTTTAACAAGCAGGGTATCCCTACTGTTAAGCACGAAGAGTGGAAGTACACACGCATCAGCGGTGTATTTAATAAAGACCTGGCAATGGCCTCTGCGCCTGCAACCAGTTCCATTTCTGCAGAGAATTTGGATACTGTACGCCTGCCTGGTTTTGAGCAAGCCAATGAACTGGTATTTGTGAATGGTTTTTATAATCCTTCACTATCTACTATTCGCTCTTCTTCCCTGGAAATACAGTCGTTGGAAGAAGCTGCACACAACGAGAACCAAGAATTAGTGCTGAAGCACTTAGGACACAGCGGCCGCTATATTAAAGATGGTATTCACGCCCTGAATACGGCCTTTGCTCAGGAAGGTGTGTTTATCCAAGTAAAAAGAGGTAAGATAGTAGAGCATCCTGTATATATCTATCATATTACAGATGCCCGCGAGACTAATATATTAGCACAGCCACGCAGCCTGGTGCATATAGGTGCAGCAGCGCAAGTAGACTTTGTAGAGAACTATGCTACCATTGGTGCTGCGGAAAGCTTTACCAACCAGGTATTAGAAATGGTAGTAGAGCAGGATGCCGTTGTTGAATATTATAAGATTCAAAACGATGCGCCTCATACCAACCAGGTAAGCACAACGCACTTCCGCCAGGTTGGGAAAAGTGTGGTACATGCTGTAACCATTTCATTGAATGGTGGTATTGTACGCAACAACCTGAACCTGTCTTTAGAAGCAGAATATTGTGATTCTTATATGTACGGTTTGTATTTCTTAAAAGGAAATACTCACGTTGACAACCACACGGTAGTGGACAATGTGATGCCGAACTGTCTCAGCAATGAATTGTATAAAGGCATTATCGATGATAACGCTACGGCTGTTTTCAACGGTAAGATCTATGTGCAGAAAGATGCACAGAAGACCAATGCATTTCAGTCTAACAAAAACATTCTGCTCTCTGAAAATGCTACCGTTAACACGAAGCCACAGTTGGAAATCTTTGCAGATGATGTAAAGTGTTCACACGGCTGTACTGTAGGACAGTTAGATGAAGAAAGTATGTTTTACTTACAGTCAAGAGGTGTGTCAGAGCCTACGGCCAAGTCGTTGTTAGTGCATGCCTTTGCGGTTGATGTTTTGGAGCATATTAAGTTGGATCCAGTACGTGAATATGTTGATCAATTAATTTCTGAACGTTTAGATGTTGAATTAGTATGA